The genomic region TTCAATTCCTCTTTGAATCATAATCTGAACCACACTTCTGGCTTGCACAACCCTCCCTTCCTTACAAAGGCCATCAACGAGGATATTGAAAGTGATAAGATCTGGAAAGATACCTTGACTCGCCATTTCATTCAACAATCTCCAAGCTTCTTTCCACCTCCCAATATTGCAGACTCCTTGAATCAATGAGTTGTAAGTAATAACGTCCGGAACAATACCTCTACCAACCATTTCCGAGAAGAGGTTCAATGCTTCGTCAACCAGTGTATGTTTACCCAGGCTGTCGATGATAGTGTTATAGGACACTGTGTCAGGCTTGCATCCATATTCTTCCATTTTGCCAAGTAATTGAATAGCTGCAGTGTTGTTTTCCATCGCGCAAAAGCCCTTGATTAGTGTGTTGAAAGTAACTACATCCGGCTGGCAATGACCTCCCACCACCATTTTGCTGAAAAGTCGCGCTGCATCAGCCACTCGATTTCGGAGAACAAAGCCGTGAATTAGAGTGGCGAAGGTTGCAACATTTGGTTGAAGACCCAATTTGAAGAAGTGGGCCAAGACAGACAAGGCATACTCCATCTGGTTCAAATGACAGTAGCAATTGATGGTAATGTTGAGAGTACAAGCATCAGAAGCGATTCCCACGAGACCCATTTGTCTCTTCAAAGAGAGGACTGCTGGAAATTGTTTGAGTTTGACAAGTTGGGTCAAAATTTTATTGAAAGGGATAACAGGAGGCAGAGGACGCGACTGAATCATTTCATCGAACACCTTCAAGGCATCCTGCACATTACTCACCACTCTGTGCTTTGAGGGTCGATTCCCTAGATGGTTCTCTCTAGACTTGTTTGGCTTAGTGGGAAGAGAATGAAACAAAGCAACAAGAGGAGTGAAGTGAAGAAAAGGCATACCTCTTGTGGCTCTGCAGTAAGAACTAGAAGACGTGTTCGCCATCATTTTCATCATCTCTGGGTCTCGACTTTGGAATGGGTATCTATGGGATTCACTGAGAAAGCACAAGTCTTCAACACTCTCTGTATCTCAAATT from Fragaria vesca subsp. vesca linkage group LG3, FraVesHawaii_1.0, whole genome shotgun sequence harbors:
- the LOC101300993 gene encoding putative pentatricopeptide repeat-containing protein At1g12700, mitochondrial-like; the encoded protein is MANTSSSSYCRATRGMPFLHFTPLVALFHSLPTKPNKSRENHLGNRPSKHRVVSNVQDALKVFDEMIQSRPLPPVIPFNKILTQLVKLKQFPAVLSLKRQMGLVGIASDACTLNITINCYCHLNQMEYALSVLAHFFKLGLQPNVATFATLIHGFVLRNRVADAARLFSKMVVGGHCQPDVVTFNTLIKGFCAMENNTAAIQLLGKMEEYGCKPDTVSYNTIIDSLGKHTLVDEALNLFSEMVGRGIVPDVITYNSLIQGVCNIGRWKEAWRLLNEMASQGMHPGRPGKQGS